The sequence TTCTAGCGCAGAATGCCACTCATTTTTTGAAATTTAAGTAAAAAAAGCGGTACGTTCTGTATACAAATGGTGGATATGTCGCATATTCGTGCATACATCACGCAAAATCGCGATAACAAAATTTTACATTTCATTTTTAGTTGCTTTTTTGAGCAAACCCTCTCATAAATTGTTAGATTTTCATACGGAATTCCAGGAGAGATTTATGCAGGATATGGACCAGACAATCGCCACCGCTGGCAACACGATCAAGTTTCCCACAGCGGAAATGCGCCCCCACCTGATAGTCCTGTACCCGCCCACTCACTTTAAGCAGATCCCCCTGTCCAAGGGAATAACAGTCCTTGGCCGCGGAACCGACGCAAACGTTCGACTGGACGATGAACTGGTCAGCCGTAAGCACTGTCAACTTTACTTTGACGGCCGTTTCGTTACTGTTTCCGACATGGGCAGCACCAACGGAACCTATGTAGACGGCAATCCGGTCACCACCTGCAAGCTGGAATCCGACAATAGACTGCAAATCGGAAAAATGGTGCTGAAGGTCGATTATAAGGACCCCACCGAAGAAGCTTTTGACCAAAAACTGTATGAAGCCGCCACGAAGGACCCCCTGACACAGATCAACAACCGCAGAACCTTCATGGACCGCAGCCTGGGAGAACTGGCCCTGGCCCGCCGCAATAACTATTACGTCCACTGCATCATGCTGGACATCGACCACTTCAAGAAGGTCAACGACACCTGGGGACACCAGTGCGGAGACGCCATTCTCAAGGAAGTGGCCACCATCATCAAGGATGAAAAGCGAGAATCCGACCTTCTTGCCCGCTACGGCGGTGAAGAATTCGTGCTGTTACTCTCTGGCGTAGGTGTCGAAGACGCAAAGAAAAGTGCCGAACGTTTCCGTTCTGCCATCGAGCGTCACCATTTTTCCTGGAAAGACACGATTGTTCCCGTGACAATCTCCCTAGGTTTGTCAAGCAGACAGGGAGAGCAAATCGGTAAAATGGAAGATCTGATAGCCTCAAGCGATAAACTTCTCTATATCGCCAAGGAAAACGGCAGAAATCAGGTGGTTTCCGAGTAAAGCCCTCCAAATCTTGCCTTACAGGGAGCCTTTTTCTAAATTGCGCTCCCGAAATGACAAAAATACACTCAGAAAGACTGAATTCCTTCGGAACAGCCAGCATCCCCAAGCTGGTTTTGCAGTTTTCCGTTCCCGCCATCATCAGTATGGTGGTCAATGCACTATATAATATAGTGGACCGTTTTTTCGTAGGTCAGGGCGTGGGCAGCCTGGGCATCGCAGGCATCACCCTCTGCTTCCCCATCGCCCTATTCATTATGGCCATGTCCATGATCGTGGGCGTAGGCGGCAACACCCTTTTCTCGATCCGTCTGGGCGAAAAGAAGTACCAGCAGGCAGCCATCATCCTGAACAACTCCTTTGTGCTGCTTATTATAATGGCAGTGGGAGCCTTCGCCTTTGGCGAAATCTTCATGGAACCCCTCCTCAGGCTGTTCGGCGCCAGCGACCAGACCCTCCCCGTAGCCAGCAGCTACATGCGCATCATCTTGCTGGGTGCAGTTTTCCAGACCGTGGCCCCGGGCATGAACCACTTCATCCGTTCTATGGGTCACCCCAAGACAGCCATGTTCCGCGAAATTATCGGCGCCGTCACTAATGTGGCACTGGACTACATCTTTATCATGCGCCTCCACTGGGGAATCGAGGGCGCCGCCTGGGCAACCATCTGCTCCCAGCTGGTCAGCAGCATTCTCATCACCCAGTTCTTCCTGAAAAAGAGTACGCCGGTGAAGATCAATCGACGCTACATGAAGTTGCGCGCCCCCTTTGTGCGCAAGATCTACATTCTGGGCCAGCCTCCTTCTGTAATGCAGATTTGCAACAGCCTCATGAACGCAATTCTCGCCTGGAGCCTGACTACCTACGGAAACAAGAGCATTGAAGCCACCTCCACCATGTCCGGCGGCGACATGGCCATTTCCGCTTTCGGCATCCTGAACAGCATCGTCTCTATTATCGTGCTGCCCCTGCTTGGTTTTGTAAACGGAACCCAGCCCATCGTGGGGTACAATTACGGAGCCAAGCTCTACACCCGAGTCAAGAGCGTGGTCAAGTTTGCCTACCTTTACGCCATGATTTTCATGGTTCTGGCATGGGCTTTGGTCCAGTGGCAGGCCCCCGCCTTTGTAGCCCCCTTCGCCCCAGGCGACCTGAGAATGCAGGAAGTGGCTGCCAAGGCATTGCGCCTGTTCACCTGCACAATTTTCATGGTCCCGTGCGGTATGATTGCAGGTAGCTTTTTCCAGGGAACCGGAAAGGCAGGCAAGTCTATGTTCCTAAACGCTTGCCGTCAGCTGATCCTGTTCATCCCCTTCTTGATGATCCTCCCGCTGTTCTTCGGCCTAACCGGAGTTTTCTGCGCCCAGCCCGTAGCCGACGTGGGAACCGCATTTATCGGTTTGTATATGCTCCGTAAGGAATGGAAGCGAATGGTTTAACCAGCAATCCGTTGAACTAATTAAACGTTTATCAATAGACATGCAAAAAGCCAGCGCCTTTGCGCTGGCTTAATGTTTATCTAAACCGTTAGATTGTCTTTACTTGAACTTCACAATTTCATGGTGACGGCCGGAACGGACAACGAAGGTACCCTTGCTAGGAGCGACCACCTTAG is a genomic window of Fibrobacter sp. UWH6 containing:
- a CDS encoding GGDEF domain-containing protein; the protein is MQDMDQTIATAGNTIKFPTAEMRPHLIVLYPPTHFKQIPLSKGITVLGRGTDANVRLDDELVSRKHCQLYFDGRFVTVSDMGSTNGTYVDGNPVTTCKLESDNRLQIGKMVLKVDYKDPTEEAFDQKLYEAATKDPLTQINNRRTFMDRSLGELALARRNNYYVHCIMLDIDHFKKVNDTWGHQCGDAILKEVATIIKDEKRESDLLARYGGEEFVLLLSGVGVEDAKKSAERFRSAIERHHFSWKDTIVPVTISLGLSSRQGEQIGKMEDLIASSDKLLYIAKENGRNQVVSE
- a CDS encoding MATE family efflux transporter; amino-acid sequence: MTKIHSERLNSFGTASIPKLVLQFSVPAIISMVVNALYNIVDRFFVGQGVGSLGIAGITLCFPIALFIMAMSMIVGVGGNTLFSIRLGEKKYQQAAIILNNSFVLLIIMAVGAFAFGEIFMEPLLRLFGASDQTLPVASSYMRIILLGAVFQTVAPGMNHFIRSMGHPKTAMFREIIGAVTNVALDYIFIMRLHWGIEGAAWATICSQLVSSILITQFFLKKSTPVKINRRYMKLRAPFVRKIYILGQPPSVMQICNSLMNAILAWSLTTYGNKSIEATSTMSGGDMAISAFGILNSIVSIIVLPLLGFVNGTQPIVGYNYGAKLYTRVKSVVKFAYLYAMIFMVLAWALVQWQAPAFVAPFAPGDLRMQEVAAKALRLFTCTIFMVPCGMIAGSFFQGTGKAGKSMFLNACRQLILFIPFLMILPLFFGLTGVFCAQPVADVGTAFIGLYMLRKEWKRMV